A window of Pseudodesulfovibrio hydrargyri contains these coding sequences:
- a CDS encoding mannose-1-phosphate guanylyltransferase/mannose-6-phosphate isomerase: MSPTDPVVPPFAGDCHAIILAGGSGTRLWPLSRNLLPKQLLVLGGTSTLLQQTVARVLEVFPPDHVWVVTNEEHVFEVRKQVAVLDKVLEGQVLAEPLGRNTLPAIMLGLDRVVEANPKALAAVFPSDHLVSDGGAWARDLARATELAAQKRFVTFGVRPDKPETGYGYIALGEDLGENAFAVRGFVEKPDFLTADRFLREGTHLWNSGMFLFSAKHFLTQVARCEPVLWNWWMGRDEAPLVQGYRDIPDISVDYGVVEKIDNIAVVKAGFEWDDLGSWEAMYRLGDKDADGNVVRGDVLAMNCANCLLISEGGKLAVSGLKDTIMVQTRDATLACPKDRVQTVRDVVAALKAQGSQLVESHTTVYRPWGNYTVLEEGPQYKIKRIQVTPGARLSSQMHHHRSEHWVVVDGTAEVEVDNEPRILVENQSVDIPKASQHRLANPGKVPLNIIEIQSGPYLEEDDIVRFDDVYGRVRK; this comes from the coding sequence CACGCCATCATCCTGGCGGGCGGGTCCGGCACCCGCCTGTGGCCGCTCTCTCGAAACCTGCTGCCCAAGCAACTGCTGGTCCTGGGCGGCACGTCCACCCTGTTGCAGCAGACCGTGGCCCGCGTGCTCGAGGTATTTCCGCCCGACCACGTCTGGGTGGTGACCAACGAGGAGCACGTCTTCGAGGTGCGCAAACAGGTGGCCGTCCTGGACAAGGTTCTGGAAGGGCAGGTTCTGGCCGAGCCGCTGGGCCGCAACACCCTGCCGGCCATCATGCTCGGCCTGGACAGGGTGGTGGAGGCCAATCCCAAGGCGCTGGCCGCCGTGTTTCCGTCCGACCACCTCGTCAGTGACGGCGGAGCCTGGGCCCGCGACCTGGCGCGCGCAACGGAGCTGGCCGCCCAGAAGCGGTTCGTGACCTTCGGCGTGCGCCCGGACAAGCCCGAGACCGGCTACGGGTACATCGCGCTGGGCGAGGACCTCGGGGAGAACGCCTTTGCGGTGCGGGGGTTCGTGGAGAAACCCGATTTCCTGACCGCGGACCGGTTTCTTCGCGAGGGCACCCACCTATGGAACAGCGGCATGTTCCTGTTCTCGGCCAAGCATTTCCTGACCCAGGTGGCCCGCTGCGAGCCGGTCCTCTGGAACTGGTGGATGGGGCGCGACGAGGCCCCGCTGGTCCAGGGCTACCGGGATATCCCGGACATTTCGGTGGACTACGGCGTGGTCGAGAAGATCGACAACATCGCGGTGGTCAAGGCCGGGTTCGAATGGGACGACCTGGGCAGCTGGGAGGCCATGTACCGGCTGGGCGACAAGGATGCGGACGGCAACGTGGTCCGGGGCGACGTCCTGGCCATGAACTGCGCGAACTGCCTGCTCATCAGCGAGGGCGGCAAGCTGGCCGTGTCCGGGCTCAAGGATACGATCATGGTCCAGACCCGGGACGCCACCCTGGCCTGTCCCAAGGACCGCGTGCAGACCGTGCGCGACGTGGTCGCGGCCCTCAAGGCCCAGGGCAGCCAATTGGTGGAGAGCCACACCACCGTTTACCGCCCGTGGGGCAACTACACGGTGCTGGAGGAGGGACCGCAGTACAAGATCAAGCGCATCCAGGTCACTCCCGGCGCGCGCCTGAGCTCCCAAATGCACCATCACCGCAGCGAGCACTGGGTGGTGGTGGACGGCACGGCCGAGGTGGAGGTCGACAACGAGCCGCGCATTCTGGTGGAAAACCAGTCCGTGGACATCCCCAAGGCCTCACAGCACCGCCTGGCCAATCCGGGCAAGGTCCCGCTGAACATCATCGAGATACAGAGCGGGCCGTATCTGGAGGAGGACGACATCGTCCGGTTCGACGATGTCTACGGCCGGGTGCGGAAATAG
- a CDS encoding cytochrome c3 family protein, which translates to MEERKASKRCGGVFPFIIGFLAFCVLGWAVIPGLFFDKEEQPVWFSHAVHVEGQGMDCESCHYFRDDGTYAGFPTNEVCAECHAVDPEEAQAAIVEEGIDPTDYDAIMKAGIGAIEDNLASSDDDKMQAEREYVVKYLIQGKEVPWLNYQYQPDNVYFSHASHMSLSIEELASLKKELSDVVDPSVFEGEAPEQNCNLCHPKDIQANDVPPALERNILSGYSKTTMKMWKCERCHALKGQPNACYTCHK; encoded by the coding sequence ATGGAGGAAAGAAAAGCATCAAAACGGTGTGGAGGGGTGTTCCCCTTCATCATCGGCTTCCTGGCTTTCTGCGTCTTGGGGTGGGCTGTCATCCCCGGTTTGTTCTTCGACAAGGAGGAACAACCCGTCTGGTTCAGCCACGCCGTGCACGTGGAAGGACAGGGGATGGACTGCGAAAGCTGTCACTATTTCCGGGATGACGGCACCTATGCCGGTTTCCCGACCAACGAAGTCTGCGCCGAATGTCACGCGGTCGATCCCGAGGAGGCCCAGGCGGCCATCGTCGAGGAAGGCATCGACCCGACCGACTACGACGCCATCATGAAGGCCGGGATCGGCGCCATTGAGGACAATCTGGCTTCCTCGGATGACGACAAGATGCAGGCCGAACGCGAGTACGTGGTCAAGTATCTGATCCAGGGCAAGGAAGTTCCCTGGCTGAATTACCAGTACCAGCCGGACAACGTCTACTTCTCGCACGCCTCGCACATGAGCCTCTCCATAGAGGAACTGGCGAGCCTGAAGAAGGAGCTGTCCGACGTGGTCGATCCCTCGGTCTTCGAGGGCGAGGCCCCCGAGCAGAACTGCAACCTCTGCCATCCGAAGGACATCCAGGCGAACGATGTCCCGCCGGCCTTGGAGCGCAACATCCTGTCCGGGTACAGCAAGACCACCATGAAGATGTGGAAGTGCGAACGGTGTCACGCCCTCAAGGGCCAGCCCAACGCCTGCTACACCTGTCACAAGTAA
- the qrcB gene encoding menaquinone reductase molybdopterin-binding-like subunit QrcB — MSVARRTFIQLGAGATVGILFTPTVWKALDDVSIWTQNWPWIPKLKYGAVEAKPTVSKMCESGCAVKVRTVAGEPFGTMGNEDNPISGGGICPLCANGVQVKNSPNRIKAPMLDGQEITWEKAQEVVAEKLAAAGSKVAVISGDQTGTANEVFSALLADKGSDAFYMMPCDMQAADKAWTGLMGGSGQVGYDLEGADLVLLAGADALESWGPTVANLKSFAANESGKFIFAGPMQTKTASVTSLWVPVPAEGMAAFTLGIAYYVLQAGKTVDTADFGQFKAMVMSEYSPAKVEAATGVKADRMADLAKQLLTASNPVVVPAGPVAAHGAAFALNLLLGGAMKALPEFGKAIPSAMSRSEMLKADILEGVDTDLLFIYEANPAYALPEKVKAGFTVAFDVVQTETTATANLVLPSLHPYERFDDLASPYGLAAATYSLGAPVCKPSVDAISAATFILGLADLGFESFEEVLGAKAEAVGADMEALQGGEAFVAEGETPAAASLAANVLGKAAVPVKGTGAVGLAPYTLLNVGTANQATTPNAPCTISNNQLVGDHMVVMMGSATAKQLGVSVGSKVKLSGGKGDCEALVQIFEGVMPGVVAAPLGLGHTVGDEFSKGKGDNVYKILTVSSEAAAGASTWAGSTVNVAKI, encoded by the coding sequence ATGAGCGTAGCACGCAGAACTTTTATTCAGTTGGGTGCGGGCGCCACCGTCGGTATTCTTTTTACTCCGACGGTCTGGAAAGCCCTTGATGATGTTTCCATCTGGACGCAGAACTGGCCCTGGATCCCCAAGTTGAAATACGGGGCGGTCGAGGCCAAGCCCACCGTGTCCAAGATGTGCGAGTCCGGTTGCGCCGTGAAGGTCCGGACCGTTGCCGGCGAGCCCTTTGGAACCATGGGCAACGAGGACAACCCGATCTCGGGCGGCGGCATCTGCCCCCTGTGCGCCAACGGCGTCCAGGTCAAGAACAGCCCCAACCGGATCAAGGCCCCCATGCTGGACGGCCAGGAGATCACCTGGGAGAAGGCCCAGGAGGTCGTGGCCGAAAAGCTGGCGGCCGCCGGTTCAAAGGTCGCGGTCATTTCCGGCGACCAGACGGGCACGGCCAACGAGGTCTTCTCCGCGCTGCTGGCCGACAAGGGCAGCGACGCCTTTTACATGATGCCCTGCGACATGCAGGCGGCCGACAAGGCCTGGACCGGCCTGATGGGCGGTTCCGGTCAGGTCGGCTACGACCTGGAGGGGGCCGACCTGGTCCTGCTGGCCGGGGCCGACGCCCTGGAATCCTGGGGCCCGACGGTCGCCAACCTCAAGTCGTTCGCGGCCAACGAGTCCGGCAAGTTCATCTTCGCCGGTCCCATGCAGACCAAGACCGCTTCCGTGACTTCCCTGTGGGTCCCGGTCCCGGCCGAGGGCATGGCCGCCTTCACCCTGGGCATCGCCTACTATGTCCTGCAGGCCGGAAAGACCGTGGACACGGCCGACTTCGGCCAGTTCAAGGCCATGGTCATGAGCGAATACAGCCCGGCCAAGGTCGAGGCCGCCACCGGCGTCAAGGCCGACCGGATGGCCGACCTGGCCAAACAGCTGCTGACCGCCTCCAATCCGGTGGTCGTTCCCGCCGGTCCGGTCGCGGCCCACGGCGCGGCGTTCGCGCTGAACTTGCTGCTCGGCGGCGCCATGAAGGCCCTGCCCGAGTTCGGCAAGGCCATCCCCTCCGCCATGAGCCGCTCCGAGATGCTCAAGGCGGACATCCTGGAGGGCGTGGACACCGACCTGCTGTTCATCTACGAGGCCAACCCCGCCTACGCCCTGCCCGAAAAGGTCAAGGCCGGCTTCACCGTGGCCTTCGACGTGGTCCAGACCGAAACCACGGCGACCGCCAATCTGGTTTTGCCGAGCCTGCATCCCTACGAGCGGTTCGACGACCTGGCCAGCCCCTACGGCCTGGCCGCGGCAACCTACTCCCTGGGTGCGCCGGTCTGCAAACCGTCCGTGGACGCGATTTCCGCGGCCACCTTCATTCTCGGCCTGGCCGACCTCGGATTCGAGTCCTTCGAAGAGGTCCTCGGGGCCAAGGCCGAGGCCGTCGGCGCGGATATGGAAGCCCTGCAGGGCGGCGAGGCCTTCGTGGCCGAGGGTGAGACCCCGGCGGCGGCATCCCTTGCCGCCAACGTGCTGGGCAAGGCCGCGGTTCCCGTCAAGGGCACCGGCGCCGTGGGACTGGCTCCCTACACCCTGCTCAATGTCGGCACCGCCAACCAGGCCACCACGCCCAACGCGCCGTGCACCATCAGCAACAACCAGCTGGTCGGCGACCACATGGTCGTGATGATGGGTTCGGCCACCGCCAAGCAGCTTGGCGTGTCCGTCGGGTCCAAGGTCAAGCTGTCCGGCGGGAAGGGTGATTGCGAAGCCCTGGTGCAGATCTTCGAAGGCGTCATGCCCGGCGTCGTGGCCGCTCCCCTGGGGCTGGGCCACACCGTGGGCGACGAGTTCTCGAAGGGCAAGGGCGATAATGTCTACAAGATCCTCACGGTGAGTTCGGAGGCTGCCGCCGGCGCCTCCACATGGGCCGGTTCCACTGTGAACGTCGCCAAAATCTAG
- the qrcC gene encoding menaquinone reductase iron-sulfur cluster-binding subunit QrcC, whose product MQTKEFKIRWGMVIDIDKCTGCGACMVGCQVENNIAPMTKSDPYNYVQALTKPRDDASNKLRTLTWMNVYELSNGKAFPEHETAYLPRPCMQCGSPACVPVCPVVATDKNEEGGIVSQIYPRCIGCRYCMAACPYHARYFNWWDPLWPEGMDKGLSPSTSVRPRGVVEKCSFCHSRYLQAKDKARMDGEDPMNLPEGAYTTACADICPTKAITFGDLNNPEHKVHELSKSPHAFRLLEKLGLHPQVYYMSEREWVRKQGDNYNAEAGGHH is encoded by the coding sequence ATGCAAACGAAAGAATTCAAAATCAGATGGGGCATGGTCATTGATATTGACAAATGCACCGGGTGCGGCGCCTGCATGGTCGGCTGCCAGGTGGAGAACAATATCGCTCCCATGACCAAGAGCGACCCCTATAATTATGTTCAGGCCCTGACCAAGCCGCGCGACGACGCGTCCAACAAGCTCAGGACCCTGACCTGGATGAACGTCTACGAGCTGTCCAACGGCAAGGCCTTCCCGGAACACGAGACCGCCTACCTGCCGCGTCCCTGCATGCAGTGCGGCAGTCCGGCCTGCGTGCCCGTCTGCCCGGTCGTGGCCACGGACAAGAACGAGGAGGGCGGCATCGTCTCCCAGATCTACCCCCGCTGCATCGGATGTAGATACTGCATGGCCGCCTGCCCGTACCACGCCCGGTACTTCAACTGGTGGGATCCCCTCTGGCCCGAAGGCATGGACAAGGGCTTGAGCCCGTCCACCTCCGTACGTCCGCGCGGCGTGGTCGAGAAGTGCAGCTTCTGCCACTCCCGCTACCTGCAGGCCAAGGACAAGGCCCGCATGGACGGCGAGGATCCGATGAACCTGCCCGAGGGCGCGTATACCACCGCCTGCGCCGACATCTGTCCGACCAAGGCGATCACCTTCGGCGACCTGAACAATCCGGAGCACAAGGTGCACGAGCTCTCCAAGAGCCCGCACGCGTTCCGTCTGCTCGAGAAGCTGGGCCTGCACCCGCAGGTCTACTACATGTCCGAGCGCGAATGGGTCCGCAAGCAGGGCGACAACTACAACGCCGAAGCCGGCGGACACCACTAG
- the qrcD gene encoding menaquinone reductase integral membrane subunit QrcD codes for MDSKLFPEGVQRCSFGKFLIWTAVILAFFLWGLYAAVLVLYNGIGTTGLDNYFGFGAWITFDLAVIALGAGAFFTGLLKYILKIKQLEKIINLTVVVGFICYSGAMLVLTLDIGQPGRAWFGYWHPNVHSMLTEVIFCITCYCTVLIIEFVPLVLEQKQLNKIPFIHALAHNMHVNMALFAGLGAFLSTFHQGSLGGMYGVLIGRPFAFREGFFIWPWTFFLFVLSAVGSGPVFTVLVCTFMEKLTGKKLVDFKTKALMGKIAGTMLTVYMFFKILDTWAWATGYLPSVGLTFDEMFYGWVYGKWLLYTEIVLCGVVPAIMLITPSMRNRPALLYTAAILDCIGVSVNRYIFTVQTIAFPAMPFDSWQVYAPNWVEYASSIMIVAYGFLVLTLVYRYLPLFPQERELN; via the coding sequence ATGGATAGCAAACTCTTCCCGGAAGGGGTGCAGCGCTGCTCTTTCGGCAAGTTCCTGATCTGGACAGCCGTCATTCTGGCCTTCTTCCTGTGGGGCCTCTACGCAGCCGTGCTCGTCCTGTACAACGGAATCGGCACCACCGGCCTGGACAACTACTTCGGGTTCGGTGCCTGGATCACCTTCGACCTGGCCGTGATCGCCCTGGGCGCCGGCGCGTTCTTCACCGGTCTGCTCAAGTACATCCTCAAGATCAAACAGCTTGAGAAGATCATCAACCTGACCGTGGTCGTGGGCTTCATCTGCTACTCCGGCGCCATGCTGGTCCTGACGCTCGACATCGGGCAGCCCGGCCGTGCGTGGTTCGGCTACTGGCATCCGAACGTCCACTCCATGCTGACCGAAGTTATCTTCTGCATCACCTGCTACTGCACCGTCCTGATCATCGAGTTCGTCCCGCTGGTCCTGGAGCAGAAGCAGCTGAACAAGATCCCCTTCATCCACGCTTTAGCCCACAACATGCACGTGAACATGGCGCTGTTCGCCGGTCTCGGCGCGTTCCTGTCCACCTTCCACCAGGGTTCCCTGGGCGGCATGTACGGCGTCCTGATCGGACGTCCCTTCGCCTTCCGCGAGGGCTTCTTCATCTGGCCGTGGACCTTCTTCCTGTTCGTCCTCTCCGCCGTGGGTTCCGGGCCGGTCTTCACCGTCCTGGTCTGCACCTTCATGGAGAAGCTGACCGGCAAGAAGCTCGTGGACTTCAAGACCAAGGCCCTCATGGGCAAGATCGCCGGCACCATGCTGACCGTGTACATGTTCTTCAAGATCCTGGACACCTGGGCGTGGGCCACCGGCTACCTGCCCTCCGTGGGCCTGACCTTTGACGAGATGTTCTACGGCTGGGTCTACGGCAAGTGGCTGCTCTACACCGAGATCGTCCTGTGCGGCGTGGTCCCGGCCATCATGCTGATCACCCCGTCCATGCGCAACCGTCCGGCCCTGCTGTACACCGCGGCTATCCTGGACTGCATCGGCGTGTCCGTGAACCGGTACATCTTCACCGTCCAGACCATCGCCTTCCCGGCCATGCCCTTCGACTCCTGGCAGGTCTACGCCCCCAACTGGGTGGAGTACGCCTCCTCGATCATGATCGTGGCCTACGGCTTCCTGGTCCTGACCCTGGTGTACCGCTATCTGCCGCTGTTCCCGCAGGAACGCGAGCTGAACTAG
- a CDS encoding TAXI family TRAP transporter solute-binding subunit: protein MTGSARGIFAAAVLLCSALLLSACGDSPREERTQSGAEQGQGAAVRQAEPDDAAARTTSFAYKPGEPTFVTIGTGGITGVYYPTGGAIANMVNLKRDKYNIRATVEATGGSVFNINAVIAGDLQFGIAQADRQFQAVHGIAEWKERGPQEKLRAVFSLHPETVTLVAGEDTGIRDIRDLKGRRVNIGNPGSGQHQNSLDALNAAGLALSDIKAVEVKAVEAIDMLEAGTLDAVFYTVGHPSAAILKATRGKRKVRFVPIVGVDTLFVLHPYYVPSRIDMRYYPGAANEDEGVESFGVKATLVTSSDVPDPIVYAVTREVFENFEVFTAQQPAFAGLTKKGMLQGLSAPIHPGAARYYREAGLQ from the coding sequence ATGACGGGGAGTGCCAGGGGAATTTTCGCGGCGGCGGTGTTGCTCTGTTCGGCCCTGTTGCTGTCCGCCTGCGGCGATTCGCCGCGCGAGGAGCGGACGCAATCCGGCGCGGAGCAGGGGCAGGGGGCCGCGGTGCGGCAGGCCGAGCCCGACGACGCCGCGGCCAGGACGACGTCTTTCGCCTACAAGCCCGGCGAGCCCACCTTCGTGACCATCGGCACCGGCGGCATCACCGGGGTCTACTATCCCACGGGCGGAGCCATCGCCAACATGGTCAACCTCAAGCGCGACAAGTACAACATCCGGGCCACGGTGGAGGCCACGGGCGGGTCCGTGTTCAACATCAACGCGGTCATCGCCGGGGACCTCCAGTTCGGCATCGCCCAGGCGGACCGCCAGTTCCAGGCCGTGCACGGCATAGCCGAGTGGAAGGAGCGCGGACCGCAGGAGAAGCTGCGCGCCGTGTTCTCCCTGCATCCCGAGACCGTGACCCTGGTGGCCGGAGAGGACACCGGCATCCGGGACATCCGCGACCTCAAGGGCCGGCGGGTCAATATCGGCAATCCCGGCTCGGGCCAACACCAGAATTCCCTGGACGCCCTGAACGCGGCCGGGCTTGCGCTCTCCGACATCAAGGCCGTGGAGGTCAAGGCCGTGGAGGCCATCGACATGCTCGAGGCGGGCACCCTGGACGCCGTCTTCTACACCGTGGGGCATCCCTCGGCGGCCATCCTCAAGGCCACCCGGGGTAAGCGGAAGGTGCGCTTCGTGCCCATCGTCGGGGTGGACACCCTGTTCGTCCTGCATCCCTACTACGTGCCGTCGCGCATCGACATGCGGTACTACCCCGGCGCGGCCAACGAGGACGAGGGCGTGGAGAGCTTCGGGGTCAAGGCCACGCTGGTCACGTCGAGCGATGTCCCGGACCCGATCGTCTATGCCGTGACCCGGGAGGTCTTCGAGAACTTCGAGGTCTTCACGGCGCAGCAGCCCGCATTCGCCGGGTTGACGAAAAAGGGAATGCTCCAGGGATTGTCCGCCCCCATCCACCCGGGTGCGGCTCGCTACTACCGCGAGGCCGGACTGCAATAA
- a CDS encoding amino acid ABC transporter ATP-binding protein, with the protein MAMIEVQKLHKWYGDFHVLQGITESVNKGEVLVICGPSGSGKSTFIRCINRLEEYQKGQILFDGKNILDKDVNINDLRAEIGIVFQQFNLYPHLSVLRNVTLAPTKVKNMPKDQAEEIALSLLERVGIHDQAHKYPAELSGGQQQRVAIARSLAMKPKVMLFDEPTSALDPEMINEVLNVMKDLAREGMTMLCVTHEMGFAREVADRVLFMDGGVVVEQAAPDEFFRNPQHERAKNFLKEIL; encoded by the coding sequence ATGGCAATGATTGAGGTGCAGAAACTGCACAAATGGTATGGCGATTTTCACGTTCTGCAGGGGATCACCGAATCCGTGAACAAGGGCGAAGTGCTGGTCATCTGCGGCCCGTCCGGGTCCGGCAAGTCCACCTTCATCCGCTGTATCAACCGGCTCGAGGAATACCAGAAGGGGCAGATCCTGTTCGACGGCAAGAACATCCTGGACAAGGATGTCAACATCAACGATCTGCGGGCCGAGATCGGCATCGTATTCCAGCAGTTCAATCTCTATCCCCACCTGTCGGTGCTGCGCAACGTCACCCTGGCCCCCACCAAGGTCAAGAACATGCCCAAGGACCAGGCCGAGGAGATCGCCTTGTCGCTGCTGGAGCGGGTGGGCATCCACGACCAGGCCCACAAGTACCCGGCCGAACTCTCCGGCGGCCAGCAGCAGCGCGTTGCCATCGCCCGCTCCCTGGCCATGAAGCCCAAGGTCATGCTCTTCGACGAGCCTACCTCGGCCCTGGACCCGGAGATGATCAACGAGGTCCTCAACGTCATGAAGGACTTGGCGCGGGAGGGCATGACCATGCTCTGCGTGACCCACGAGATGGGCTTTGCCCGCGAGGTGGCCGACCGGGTCCTGTTCATGGACGGCGGCGTGGTCGTCGAGCAGGCTGCCCCGGACGAGTTCTTCCGCAATCCCCAACACGAGCGCGCAAAGAACTTCCTGAAGGAAATTCTTTAA
- a CDS encoding ABC transporter substrate-binding protein: MKRLVLILALVLSFAFAANAAFAGKIEDIKAKGVLVCGVKDSVNLFGFVDPDSKELVGFDVDICKYIADKLGVKTEFKVVTSKNRIPMLAQGSVDLLAATMTHKFSRDEQIDFSITYFMDGQKLLVEKGSGINSTDDLANKKVGTVKGSTSEKNIKAAQPKAQVISYDEYPQAFMALKQGKVKAVTTDSGILAGLKAGDDNPEKWEIVGAFFSSEPYGLGVPQNDSAFRDFVNKSLNEMWLDGTYQKLFKKWMGYDLPAGWEMELWPM, from the coding sequence ATGAAACGTTTGGTACTGATTCTGGCTCTGGTGCTGTCCTTCGCGTTCGCGGCCAACGCCGCCTTCGCCGGCAAGATCGAGGACATCAAGGCCAAAGGCGTGTTGGTTTGCGGCGTCAAGGACTCCGTCAACCTGTTCGGCTTCGTCGATCCCGACTCCAAGGAACTGGTCGGCTTCGACGTGGATATCTGCAAGTACATCGCGGACAAGCTCGGCGTGAAGACCGAATTCAAGGTCGTCACCTCCAAGAACCGCATCCCCATGCTGGCCCAGGGCTCGGTTGACCTGCTGGCCGCCACCATGACCCACAAGTTCTCCCGTGACGAGCAGATCGACTTCTCCATCACCTATTTCATGGACGGCCAGAAGCTGCTGGTCGAAAAGGGCTCCGGCATCAACTCCACCGACGATCTGGCCAACAAGAAGGTCGGCACCGTCAAGGGGTCCACTTCCGAGAAGAACATCAAGGCCGCCCAGCCCAAGGCCCAGGTCATCTCCTATGACGAGTATCCGCAGGCCTTCATGGCCCTGAAGCAGGGCAAGGTCAAGGCCGTGACCACCGACTCCGGCATCCTGGCCGGTCTGAAGGCCGGTGACGACAATCCCGAGAAGTGGGAGATCGTCGGCGCCTTCTTCTCCTCCGAGCCCTATGGCCTCGGTGTCCCGCAGAACGATTCCGCGTTCCGCGACTTCGTCAACAAGAGCCTGAACGAGATGTGGCTCGACGGCACCTACCAGAAGCTCTTCAAGAAGTGGATGGGTTACGACCTGCCCGCCGGCTGGGAGATGGAACTCTGGCCCATGTAA
- a CDS encoding amino acid ABC transporter permease, with protein MDYTFHWARMFSGEPAQWMWEGFCTTMQISTISLVCAMILGIIICVMRMTPFKPFQWFSLAFTEFFRNTPLLIQIFFWYNGAHVIIPDAINSWMNDLYSWFPGEFSLFGHHFVGEWMLLNVELIMGIIALTVYTSAFIAEEIRAGIFSIPKNQLEASRAVGLSFLQGYRYVILPQALRIVIPPLISQALNLIKNSSLVMVLGVTDLMYQATQIESYHAMPFEAFTVALLIYLAISLVVSFCITMYNKHFMIQVMY; from the coding sequence TTGGATTATACTTTTCATTGGGCCAGGATGTTCTCGGGCGAACCCGCCCAGTGGATGTGGGAAGGGTTCTGCACGACCATGCAGATCTCGACGATCTCCCTTGTTTGCGCCATGATTCTCGGCATCATCATCTGCGTCATGCGCATGACGCCGTTCAAGCCTTTCCAGTGGTTCAGCCTCGCCTTCACCGAATTTTTCCGCAACACGCCGCTGCTTATTCAGATATTCTTCTGGTACAACGGGGCGCACGTGATCATCCCCGACGCCATCAACTCGTGGATGAACGATCTGTACTCCTGGTTCCCCGGGGAGTTCTCCCTGTTCGGGCACCATTTCGTGGGCGAGTGGATGCTTCTCAACGTGGAACTGATCATGGGCATCATCGCCCTGACCGTATACACCTCGGCCTTCATCGCCGAGGAGATTCGGGCGGGCATCTTTTCCATCCCCAAGAACCAGCTCGAGGCGTCCCGCGCCGTGGGCCTCTCCTTCCTGCAGGGCTACCGCTACGTGATCCTGCCCCAGGCCCTGCGCATTGTGATTCCGCCGCTCATTTCCCAGGCCCTGAACCTGATCAAGAACTCGTCCCTGGTCATGGTCCTGGGCGTCACCGACCTGATGTACCAGGCCACCCAGATCGAGTCCTACCACGCCATGCCGTTCGAGGCCTTCACCGTTGCCCTGTTGATCTACCTGGCGATCTCCCTGGTCGTCTCGTTCTGCATCACCATGTACAACAAGCACTTCATGATCCAGGTCATGTACTAG
- a CDS encoding amino acid ABC transporter permease — MHWDIAFGNLDYFLYGTTSFDWHFPFIHNPEGLVASVILAFFGIFGAFWLGMAAGLMRMSKRWWVKIPAVCYIEVIRGMPLLLLIFWFYYLAPVIIGQNLPAFTTTMGCFMIFTGAYVGEIVRAGVKALPKGQMEAARSTGLSHVQAMKLVILPQALRNMIPSFVNQFVSLTKDTSLAAILGVIELTRTGIQVDNRETVASFEIWITIACLYFLICYILTSYSRRLEAQLSRYQARDR, encoded by the coding sequence ATGCATTGGGATATCGCGTTCGGCAACCTGGATTATTTCCTCTACGGGACAACGTCCTTTGACTGGCATTTTCCCTTCATCCATAATCCGGAAGGGCTGGTGGCCAGCGTCATCCTGGCCTTTTTCGGCATCTTCGGCGCCTTCTGGCTCGGCATGGCCGCGGGCCTCATGCGCATGTCCAAGCGCTGGTGGGTCAAGATCCCCGCGGTCTGCTACATCGAAGTCATCCGCGGCATGCCGCTGCTCCTGCTCATCTTCTGGTTCTACTACCTGGCCCCGGTCATCATCGGGCAGAACCTGCCCGCCTTCACCACGACCATGGGCTGTTTCATGATCTTCACCGGGGCCTACGTGGGCGAGATCGTCCGCGCGGGCGTCAAGGCGTTGCCCAAGGGACAGATGGAGGCCGCCCGGTCCACCGGGTTGTCCCACGTCCAGGCCATGAAACTGGTCATCCTGCCCCAGGCGTTGCGCAACATGATCCCGTCCTTCGTCAACCAGTTCGTCTCCCTGACCAAGGACACCTCCCTGGCCGCCATCCTCGGCGTCATCGAACTGACCCGCACCGGCATCCAGGTGGACAACCGCGAGACGGTCGCCTCCTTCGAGATATGGATCACCATCGCCTGCCTGTACTTCCTGATCTGCTACATTTTGACCTCCTACAGCCGCCGCCTGGAAGCCCAGCTTTCGCGCTACCAGGCCCGGGACCGCTAG